Proteins from one Pithys albifrons albifrons isolate INPA30051 chromosome 2, PitAlb_v1, whole genome shotgun sequence genomic window:
- the CEP57L1 gene encoding centrosomal protein CEP57L1 produces the protein MDSESKNSFIGSFLQPPDRMLPAAFAYIESKKLAAVAGDKSSIPNNQAVVAALKTLQGKIHRLELEKSQAEADLGSLSRAAAQYKKALEHESHEKDAAHQELMQQRKDASMQLSAAQSRCSLLEKQLDYMKKMVSSVEQEKKVVLEQQAQLQKEEDQNWLELHAKLEKLEILEKECLKLTATQRIAEDKIKHLEERICKQVYQHRLIQDETTQLQMGFDINRILASSVTSQCEPEKENGKKQKPKKRNPTVKKMHLSRLHVKAGELPFVAGKSVSSSHSVIANVQSVLHIMKHHNPCISSRRQGGAISGICGHSTLSKSWSTSPTVTRSLAHLLLAIQDEMDQMSSEHQELLKELQETQDSKVREDLERELDCLVKQMEIKGEQISKLKKHQATVQKSKRKTQKLNQGASHIKLKCGIQQEAKDIAVTVKENVSKSCPGQKSRSSLQLLKTVRKLQSSLKKDDVF, from the exons ATGGATTCTGAATCAAAGAACAGTTTCATAGGAAGCTTTCTTCAGCCACCAGATCGGATGCTTCCTGCAGCCTTTGCTTATATAGAATCAAAGAAGTTGGCAGCTGTTGCTGGTGACAAGTCTTCTATCCCAAATAACCAGG CTGTAGTGGCAGCCCTGAAAACCCTTCAAGGAAAGATCCACCGCCTAGAGCTGGAGAAGTCACAGGCTGAAGCTGATCTGGGCAGCctctccagagcagctgctcagtaTAAGAAGGCCTTAGAGCATGAATCCCATGAGAAGGACGCAGCACATCAAGAACTGATGCAACAGAGGAAAG ATGCAAGTATGCAGTTAAGTGCAGCACAATCCCgctgctccctgctggagaAACAGCTGGATTACATGAAGAAAATGGTTTCCAGTGTGGAACAGGAAAAGAAGGTTGTTTTAGAACAACAG GCCCAGCTGCAGAAAGAGGAAGATCAGAACTGGCTGGAACTGCATGCGAAACTTGAAAAGCTTGAAATACTGGAAAAAGAGTGTCTTAAACTTACTGCTACTCAGAGAATTGCTGAA GACAAGATCAAACACTTAGAAGAAAGGATTTGCAAACAAGTCTATCAGCATAGGCTAATACAAGATGAAACTACTCAG CTTCAAATGGGATTTGATATAAACAGAATTTTGGCGTCTTCAGTAACATCTCAATGTGaacctgaaaaggaaaatgggaagaagCAAAAACCTAAGAAG AGAAATCCTACAGTGAAGAAAATGCACCTTTCACGGTTACATGTAAAGGCTGGTGAACTACCTTTTGTGGCTGGGAAG TCTGtcagctccagccattctgtTATTGCGAATGTACAAAGTGTGTTGCATATTATGAAGCATCACAATCCGTGTATCTCATCACGAAGACAAGGAGGAGCTATATCTGGGATTTGTGGACACAGTACCCTTTCAAAATCTTGGTCCACGTCACCCACTGTCACCAGAAGTCTTGCACACCTTCTGTTGGCCATACAAGATGAGATGGACCAAATGAGCTC TGAACATCAAGAACTTCTGAAAGAGTTACAAGAGACTCAAGACTCCAAAGTTCGTGAAGACCTGGAACGGGAGCTGGATTGTCTTGTAAAACAAATGGAGATTAAAGGAGAACAAATATCCAAGCTGAAAAAGCACCAGGCTACT GTGCagaaatcaaagagaaaaactCAGAAATTGAATCAAGGGGCAAGTCATATCAAACTAAAGTGTGGTATCCAACAGGAAGCAAAGGATATTGCAGTCACTGTAAAGGAAAACGTGTCTAAATCTTGTCCTgggcagaaaagcagaagcTCTCTTCAGCTGCTAAAAACTGTGAGGAAACTTCAGTCATCTCTGAAAAAAGATGATGTCTTCTGA